A genomic segment from Asterias amurensis chromosome 6, ASM3211899v1 encodes:
- the LOC139938248 gene encoding galanin receptor type 2-like → MSQYDIITNVQGTIGMILNTLAWLVILRTKSLHNTPNYLLAYLAVVDSILCCYLIVFSATNMTQLPESFIGREIYCRIGFIEFLIAYSSIYALCLVTYERYIGIVHPLHYPRMMSPKKVILIIFIASGMSFLFSTPRLFTWTASNDTCIRTDSSDTMESALFVLFLLFGYLLPILFMGWIYYKIQATLKRSAQQLQQQNVQGAALELFQARQNVISMLKIVMGALFVLWTPQSLYYIICLTEWGFFNISPGTLDVLSIVEFMHRLNSVINPIIYIFKYKKFRKGLQDMLCCCIGRPPRPDWIGVQIAMNK, encoded by the coding sequence ATGTCTCAATATGATATCATAACAAATGTACAGGGAACCATTGGAATGATTCTCAATACTCTAGCTTGGCTGGTCATCCTTCGCACCAAAAGCCTTCATAACACGCCTAACTACTTGCTGGCATATCTTGCTGTTGTTGATAGCATTTTGTGCTGTTACTTAATTGTGTTCAGTGCCACAAACATGACCCAGCTACCAGAGAGTTTCATTGGTAGAGAGATCTATTGTCGGATTGGCTTTATAGAGTTCTTAATAGCCTACTCATCAATTTATGCTCTGTGTCTGGTGACCTATGAACGATATATAGGAATAGTACATCCATTGCACTATCCCAGAATGATGTCTCCTAAAAAAGTTATCTTGATCATTTTCATAGCGTCTGGGATGTCATTCCTTTTTTCAACCCCACGTTTGTTTACATGGACTGCTAGCAATGACACCTGTATTCGAACTGACTCATCTGACACCATGGAATCTGCATTATTTGTGCTCTTCCTTCTATTTGGCTACCTGTTGCCCATCCTTTTTATGGGTTGGATTTACTACAAGATCCAAGCCACTCTCAAGAGAAGTGCTCAACAACTCCAACAACAGAATGTACAAGGAGCAGCCCTTGAGCTTTTTCAGGCCAGACAGAATGTGATCAGCATGCTTAAGATTGTCATGGGTGCACTGTTTGTTCTGTGGACACCACAGTCTTTATATTATATTATCTGCTTGACAGAATGGGGCTTCTTTAACATTAGTCCAGGCACACTAGATGTACTTAGTATAGTGGAATTCATGCACAGACTGAACTCTGTGATTAATCCCATCATTTACATCTTTAAATACAAGAAGTTTCGGAAAGGTCTTCAAGACATGCTGTGTTGTTGCATTGGTCGACCTCCAAGGCCAGACTGGATTGGTGTTCAAATTGCTATGAACAAATGA
- the LOC139938247 gene encoding galanin receptor type 2-like, with protein MILNTLAWLVILRTKSLHNMTNFLLAYLAIVDSILCCQLLVLINATTGREIYCRIVSGNFIEWLTAYLSIYALCLVTYERYIGIVHPLHYPRMMSAKKTILIIFIALGMSFAISTPRLFTTNASNGTCTSESDTSNTSESVSSVLFFLFGYLLPILFMSWIYYKIQATLKRSAQQLQRQNVEGAALELFQARQNVISMLKIVMGALLFLWTPLILYSLICLTEWGYFKICLGRDVLGVVVVMHRLNSVINPIIYIFKYKKFRKGLQDMLCCCIGRPPRPDRIGVKIAMNERNVLDEH; from the coding sequence ATGATTCTCAACACTCTAGCTTGGCTGGTCATCCTTCGCACCAAAAGCCTTCATAATATGACTAACTTCTTGCTGGCATATCTTGCTATTGTTGACAGCATTCTTTGCTGTCAGCTTCTTGTATTGATCAATGCCACGACTGGTAGAGAGATCTATTGTCGGATTGTCAGCGGTAACTTTATTGAGTGGTTAACAGCCTACTTATCAATTTATGCTCTGTGTCTTGTGACCTATGAACGATATATAGGAATAGTACATCCATTGCACTATCCCAGAATGATGTCTGCTAAAAAAACTATCTTGATCATTTTCATAGCGCTTGGGATGTCATTTGCGATTTCAACCCCACGTTTGTTTACCACTAATGCTAGCAATGGTACTTGCACATCAGAGAGTGACACTTCTAACACCAGTGAGAGTGTAAGCAGTGTGCTCTTCTTTCTATTTGGCTACCTGTTGCCCATCCTATTTATGAGTTGGATTTACTACAAGATCCAAGCCACTCTCAAGAGAAGCGCTCAACAACTTCAACGACAGAATGTAGAAGGAGCAGCCCTTGAGCTTTTTCAGGCCAGACAGAATGTGATCAGCATGCTTAAGATTGTCATGGGTGCACTGTTGTTTCTGTGGACACCACTGATTTTATATTCGCTTATCTGCTTGACAGAATGGGGTtactttaaaatttgtttgggCCGCGATGTACTAGGTGTAGTGGTAGTCATGCACAGATTGAACTCAGTGATCAATCCCATCATTTACATCTTTAAATACAAGAAGTTTCGGAAAGGTCTTCAAGACATGCTGTGTTGTTGCATTGGTCGACCTCCAAGGCCAGACCGGATTGGTGTTAAAATTGCTATGAATGAACGAAACGTGTTAGATGAACACTAG
- the LOC139938607 gene encoding C-type lectin lectoxin-Enh6-like, which translates to MTAPGSEEEGAYLESLTGSNTWINCNDLTSQGTWECKDLDTYIGYRNWAEGNPDNYDGNERCVEIWRQSALWNDAGCYWDHPSVCKQSLTKIVHWR; encoded by the exons ATGACGGCACCAGGCTCTGAAGAGGAGGGTGCCTACCTGGAGAGTTTAACAGGCAGTAATACGTGGATCAACTGTAACGATCTCACATCACAAG gcaCGTGGGAGTGCAAGGACCTAGATACTTACATCGGCTACAGGAATTGGGCTGAGGGTAACCCTGACAATTATGACGGTAATGAACGATGTGTGGAGATTTGGAGACAATCAGCCTTATGGAACGATGCGGGATGTTATTGGGATCACCCGTCAGTCTGCAAGCAGTCTCTTACCAAGATTGTTCATTGGCGTTAA